One Dunckerocampus dactyliophorus isolate RoL2022-P2 chromosome 18, RoL_Ddac_1.1, whole genome shotgun sequence genomic region harbors:
- the map3k3 gene encoding mitogen-activated protein kinase kinase kinase 3 yields the protein MNERQALHSIMKDLVALQMTRRQPVLPYDGGKLKTATQANRQEDVRMKFEFSGERRILMFGRPVQFEDVQRKVKAVFGQQLDLYYMSNELSIPLRGQDDLDKAIDLLDRSSNMKSIRILLFAQEHNKAPSPSPHVPCKQVRINASQSTGDVSTVYQSSEPRGRHLSTGSQNTGRSSPPPGYVPEHQQRIARQGSYTSINSEGEFIPETSEQCVLDPWSSAENSVSGSCQSLDSNSDSPALRKSRMHRAKSYPDNRQEFSDRENHIYDRLVGKGGTYPRRYHVSLHHKDHSEGRRTFPRIRRPQGNLFTLVPSRRSLNGSEESVGSWQLVDMQGRLRPQERSVTHKSPSAPVTWRRGKLLGQGAFGQVYLCYDVDTGRELAAKQVQFDPDSPETSKEVSALECEIQLLKNLHHERIVQYYGCLRDHNERTLTIFMEYMPGGSVKDQLKAYGALTENVTRKYTRQILEGMSYLHSNMIVHRDIKGANILRDSEGNVKLGDFGASKRLQTICMSGTGIRSVTGTPYWMSPEVISGEGYGRKADVWSLGCTVVEMLTEKPPWAEYEAMAAIFKIATQPTNPLLPLHASDQAQDFIRRIFVEAKQRPSAEELLRHPFSQTVC from the exons ATGA aTGAACGCCAGGCTCTTCACTCCATCATGAAGGACCTCGTTGCCCTGCAGATGACGCGGCGCCAGCCAGTCCTGCCGTACGACGGCGGCAAACTGAAGACGGCAACTCAAGCTAACAGacag GAGGACGTCAGGATGAAGTTTGAGTTCTCGGGCGAGAGGAG GATCCTGATGTTTGGACGACCTGTGCAGTTTGAGGACGTCCAGCGCAAAGTCAAGGCTGTGTTTGGCCAGCAGCTGGACCTTTATTACATGAGCAACGAG TTGTCCATCCCTCTGAGAGGTCAGGACGACCTCGACAAGGCCATCGACCTGCTGGACAGAAGCTCCAACATGAAGAGCATCAGGATCCTGCTGTTCGCTCAGGAGCACAACaag GCCCCGTCCCCGTCCCCCCATGTGCCGTGCAAGCAGGTGAGGATCAACGCCTCCCAGTCCACTGGAGACGTCAGTACAGTGTACCAGTCCTCTGAGCCTAGGGGGCGCCATCTTTCAACAG GTTCTCAGAACACGGGGAGAAGCTCGCCGCCTCCCGGCTACGTGCCAGAACACCAGCAGAGGATCGCGCGCCAAGGTTCATACACCAGCATCAACAGCGAGGGGGAGTTCATCCCGGAGACCAGCGAACAGTGT GTGCTGGATCCTTGGAGTAGTGCAGAGAATTCAGTGTCTGGAAGCTGTCAGTCTCTGGACAGCAACTCGGACAG CCCCGCCCTGAGGAAGTCTCGCATGCACAGAGCCAAGAGTTACCCTGACAATCGACAAGAGTTCTCAG ACAGAGAGAACCACATCTATGACCGCTTAGTGGGCAAGGGAGGCACGTACCCTCGCCGCTACCACGTCTCGCTGCATCACAAGGACCACAGTGAGG GCCGGAGGACGTTTCCCAGGATCCGTCGCCCCCAGGGGAATCTTTTCACTCTGGTTCCTTCACGACGCTCGCTGAATGGCAGCGAGGAGAGCGTGGGCAGCTGGCAGCTGGTGGACATGCAGGGAAGACTCCGCCCACAGGAGCGCTCTGTCACGCATAAAT CGCCCAGCGCTCCGGTGACATGGCGGCGGGGGAAGCTTCTCGGCCAGGGTGCTTTCGGGCAGGTGTACCTGTGCTACGACGTGGACACTGGGAGGGAGCTGGCCGCCAAACAAGTCCAGTTTGATCCCGACAGTCCTGAGACCAGCAAG GAGGTGAGCGCCTTGGAGTGTGAGATCCAGCTGCTGAAGAATCTTCATCACGAGCGCATCGTGCAGTACTACGGCTGCCTGAGGGACCACAACGAGAGGACCCTCACCATCTTTATGGAGTACATGCCGGGG GGCTCAGTGAAAGACCAGCTGAAGGCTTACGGTGCGCTGACAGAAAACGTGACCCGGAAGTACACCAGGCAGATCCTGGAGGGAATGTCCTACCTGCACAGCAACATGATTGTGCACAGGGACATTAAGg GCGCCAACATCCTGCGGGATTCGGAGGGCAATGTCAAGCTGGGAGACTTCGGGGCTAGCAAGCGTCTGCAGACCATCTGCATGTCTGGCACCGGCATCCGTTCTGTGACCGGCACCCCCTACTGGATGAGCCCGGAAGTGATCAGCGGAGAAGGCTACGGTAGAAAGGCTGATGTCTG GAGTCTGGGCTGCACCGTGGTGGAGATGCTGACCGAGAAGCCCCCCTGGGCCGAATACGAAGCCATGGCGGCCATCTTTAAGATCGCCACGCAGCCCACCAACCCGCTGCTGCCCTTGCATGCCTCCGACCAAGCGCAGGACTTTATCCGCCGCATCTTTGTGGAGGCCAAGCAGCGGCCCAGCGCCGAGGAGCTGCTGCGCCATCCCTTCTCCCAAACTGTGTGCTGA